A genomic window from Cinclus cinclus chromosome 5, bCinCin1.1, whole genome shotgun sequence includes:
- the LZTS3 gene encoding leucine zipper putative tumor suppressor 3: MATLETLPVLSDPAYPNPENFHGFAPQYSQTIPKSAMGSVGSGVANDQEFAMKSVGTRTQSSGRQAEGPRNGYSTREISNRYSGEEKTYKSEKVSNSLYINGDLRKSEKVKMDICGNVTTNNEKNLPPPPQYREPSNPPKILPISGKLDQSNEPLVRPSAFKPVVPKNFHSMQNLCPPQSNGMAENRKSLNHANSNSPSAPKGGLDKSSLNRTTNQGGGLSDSGRNSLTSLPTYGTGYSQHVGPMSASTSHINRIGTTYVEKNIVGYNGISTSDSGRSSSKSTSSFSRLNHLNETMPFHSPSTDDIIQDLEDRLWEKEQEVLQMRRNLDKSEAAIFQVFEEKQKIWEREMEDLRQNYANKLQQVSKKAQRAQQALQLQIFKLQQEKKKLQDDMGQLLQQREELEKKFVAFKKEQAEFLPKIEETKWEVCQKAGEISLLKQQLKDSQADVSQKLNEIVGLRSQLKEGKNFLREKEEQILTLKDSYSSKSVNLEICEGELQRKMSEVQVLREKLNHCELEVSGLKRTLASMGPVGSFGGELGEKLRDPLACESDEAKMQRQSEDSVNTLRREVERLQTELKLERQQREQQVMDFEEERRTWQEEKEKVIKYQKQLQLNYVEMYQKNQLLEHKVNEMNTKTTSPPHTEEKKTWTPSRLERIESTEI; the protein is encoded by the exons ATGGCCACGCTAGAGACGCTGCCCGTCCTCAGTGACCCAGCCTACCCCAACCCGGAGAACTTCCACGGCTTCGCCCCCCAGTATTCCCAGACAATCCCCAAGAGCGCCATGGGGAGCGTGGGCAGCGGAGTGGCCAACGACCAGGAGTTCGCCATGAAGAGCGTGGGCACCCGGACACAGAGCAGCGGCCGGCAGGCAGAGGGGCCCCGCAATGGCTACTCCACGCGGGAGATCTCCAACCGCTACTCCGGCGAGGAGAAGACCTACAAGTCAGAGAAAGTCTCCAACTCTCTCTACATCAACGGCGACCTGCGCAAGAGCGAGAAGGTGAAGATGGACATCTGCGGCAACGTAACCACCAACAACGAGAAGAACctgccaccacctccccagTACCGGGAGCCCAGTAACCCACCAAAGATTTTGCCAATCTCCGGCAAACTAGACCAG agcAATGAGCCCTTAGTTAGACCCTCAGCCTTTAAACCAGTAGTTCCTAAAAACTTCCATTCCATGCAGAACCTCTGCCCACCGCAGAGCAACGGGATGGCAGAGAACAGAAAGAGCTTGAACCATGCCAACAGCAATAGCCCATCCGCACCCAAGGGTGGACTCGACAAGAGCAGCCTTAACAGGACTACAAACCAAGGGGGGGGGCTCTCGGATTCAGGCCGTAACTCGCTAACGAGCCTGCCCACCTATGGGACGGGCTACAGCCAGCACGTGGGCCCCATGAGCGCCTCCACAAGCCACATCAACCGCATCGGGACCACCTACGTGGAGAAGAACATCGTGGGATACAACGGGATATCTACCTCAGACAGCGGGCGGTCCTCGAGCAAGAGCACCTCGTCCTTCAGCAGACTCAACCATCTCAATGAAACAATGCCTTTCCACTCGCCCTCGACAGATGACATCATCCAGGACCTGGAGGACCGGCTgtgggagaaggagcaggaggtgctccagatGCGGAGGAACTTGGACAAAAGCGAGGCGGCTATCTTCCAGGTGTTCGAGGAGAAGCAGAAGATCTGGGAGAGGGAAATGGAGGACCTGAGGCAGAACTATGCCAACAAGTTGCAGCAGGTCTCCAAAAAGGCGCAGCGGGCTCAGCAGGCTCTGCAGCTCCAAATCTTCAAGctccagcaggagaaaaaaaaactccaggACGACATGGGACAACTCCTCCAGCAACgagaggagctggagaaaaaaTTTGTGGCTTTCAAGAAGGAGCAGGCTGAGTTTCTCCCGAAGATTGAAGAGACCAAATGGGAG GTGTGCCAGAAGGCAGGTGAGATCTCTCTGctcaagcagcagctgaaggactCCCAAGCTGATGTCTCCCAGAAGCTCAATGAGATCGTGGGACTGCGGTCACAGCTCAAGGAAGGTAAGAACTTCCTCCGGGAGAAAGAGGAGCAGATCCTGACCCTGAAGGACTCCTACAGCTCCAAGAGCGTCAACCTGGAGATCTGCGAGGGCGAGCTGCAGAGGAAGATGAGCGAGGTCCAGGTGCTGAGGGAAAAACTGAACCACTGTGAGCTGGAGGTCTCCGGCCTGAAGCGGACACTTGCCAGCATGGGACCCGTGGGGTCTTTTGGTGGGGAGCTTGGGGAGAAGCTGCGGGACCCGCTGGCCTGCGAGAGTGATGAGGCCAAGATGCAGCGGCAGAGCGAGGACAGTGTGAACACCCTGCGGAGGGAGGTGGAGCGGCTCCAGACGGAGCTGAAGCTAGAGCGGCAGCAGCGGGAGCAGCAGGTGATGGACTTCGAGGAGGAGAGGCGCACatggcaggaggagaaggagaaagtcATCAAGtatcagaagcagctgcagctgaactACGTGGAGATGTACCAGAAGAACCAGCTCCTGGAGCACAAAGTCAACGAGATGAACACGAAGACCACCAGCCCCCCGCACACTGAGGAGAAGAAGACATGGACTCCCTCCAGACTCGAGAGAATAGAGTCCACCGAGATCTGA
- the FASTKD5 gene encoding FAST kinase domain-containing protein 5, mitochondrial yields the protein MATVLMCRRFPRLSRVTAFSTTAERGSSKSKKEKQDKAGAAKTTTESGATIQLLKPQDYRVLYNPAAYAKGRAGSQQHVDRDSSQALGDTFTSPGATQTFPTASSQALSPVRNALPKPKSSTLLEQTILATLYKEEEEKEKREMHDSKEDPRMFQKGRPEYRSLSCDSAEPAQTLPAEEGDLILQSVAGIEASPGILRDYFLNLSRLPAERRAALLSDRRFSALCHRAVTAIRLFSTPDLIQILKACVPLAVPASHPLLNACEAEFCRRAWDMGLEQLLLVADCWRCLDRSVPSYLSILFSYANLHWKDLTLPQFVQLLYVIGEGRRSPVDLAQKVESTILKYLDAFTLEELGAVCLGLFKSLSGISDHVMRRIADRVSLQMEDMSTYALVNVLKMLRYTRMDHLPLMRELGKVIPARIPATNIQGIMHITLTYSSLHFFDEDVLAAVAASLPSKVSYCRSKDAAKFLWSFGCLDYEPPNEEEFYSSLIKQLHAKLHEFSRFPEHLLTALLGLAFVKRFPEELIDFALREEFVQKTRDSKYELNKDLFTLGKSVEIECPTYQGSHLPPQLCQEFTEMVSSFAEREIYVRPEIVEATSLLESMLGGPEYVKNHMILPHTRSSDLEVRLAMDGHPIPFNFKDPVAAKKLKDMGVSLTDDLMSQLVQGRAHNQSPTEVGNEARIHRQEREGTLLLGGALPAGATSQAEPKPGHWQPGEVRLALQVSNRNHFCYSSKRLLGLHCLKRRQLRLLGYVVVEIPFWEWFPLLKRTRSEKLSYLHYKLFCPALLTRAG from the coding sequence ATGGCTACGGTGCTAATGTGCCGAAGATTCCCCAGGCTGAGCAGGGTGACAGCGTTTTCAACCACAGCCGAGCGTGGAAGCAGcaaaagcaagaaggaaaagcaagatAAAGCAGGAGCAGCCAAGACTACGACTGAATCCGGGGCTACAATCCAGCTGCTGAAGCCACAGGACTACAGAGTGTTGTATAATCCAGCTGCCTATGCCaaaggcagggctggctcccagcagcacgTGGATAGGGACAGCAGCCAGGCCCTCGGTGACACGTTCACCAGCCCTGGCGCCACGCAAACATTCCCCACTGCCTCTTCCCAAGCTTTATCACCTGTCAGGAATGCCCTGCCCAAGCCCAAGTCCAGCACGCTCCTGGAGCAGACCATCCTGGCCACGCTGTacaaggaggaagaggagaaggaaaaacgGGAAATGCACGACTCCAAGGAGGACCCCCGCATGTTCCAGAAGGGGAGGCCTGAGTACAGATCTCTCAGCTGTGACAGCGCTGAGCCAGCACAGACCCTCCCTGCAGAGGAAGGGGACTTGATTTTGCAGAGTGTGGCTGGGATTGAGGCCAGCCCAGGAATCCTCAGGGATTATTTCCTCAACCTGAGCCGTTTGCCAGCGGAGCGACGCGCGGCGCTGCTGTCCGATCGCAGGTTCAGTGCCCTGTGTCACCGCGCTGTCACGGCCATCAGGCTGTTCAGCACACCAGATCTCATCCAGATTTTAAAGGCTTGTGTCCCTTTGGCCGTGCCAGCTTCCCACCCCCTGCTCAACGCGTGCGAGGCCGAGTTCTGCCGGCGGGCGTGGGACAtgggcctggagcagctgctgctggtggcagatTGCTGGCGCTGCCTGGACCGCAGCGTGCCCTCCTACCTGAGCATTCTCTTCAGCTATGCCAACCTGCACTGGAAGGACCTCACCTTGCCCCAGTTTGTGCAGCTCCTTTACGTCATCGGGGAAGGCCGGAGGTCGCCCGTGGACTTGGCGCAGAAGGTGGAGAGCACCATCCTGAAGTACTTGGATGCTTTCACCTTGGAGGAGCTGGGTGCCGTCTGCTTGGGGCTCTTCAAGTCCCTCAGTGGGATTTCTGACCACGTCATGAGGAGGATTGCAGACAGGGTGTCCCTGCAGATGGAGGACATGAGCACCTACGCCTTGGTGAACGTGCTCAAGATGCTGCGCTACACCCGCATGGACCACCTGCCCCTCATGAGGGAGCTCGGGAAGGTGATTCCTGCTCGGATTCCTGCAACAAACATCCAGGGCATCATGCACATCACTCTCACCTATTCATCCCTGCACTTCTTTGATGAGGATGTTTTGGCTGCTGTAGCCGCCTCATTGCCTTCCAAGGTGTCCTACTGCCGGAGCAAGGATGCTGCCAAATTCCTGTGGTCGTTTGGGTGCCTGGACTATGAACCTCCCAACGAGGAGGAATTTTACTCCAGCCTGATAAAGCAGTTGCATGCAAAACTCCATGAGTTTAGCAGGTTTCCAGAGCATCTGCTTACTGCTCTGCTTGGCCTGGCATTTGTCAAACggttcccagaggagctgataGACTTTGCTTTGAGGGAGGAGTTTGTCCAGAAAACCAGAGATAGCAAATATGAGCTCAACAAGGACCTGTTCACCCTTGGTAAGAGCGTTGAAATAGAGTGCCCGACCTACCAAGGCAGCCACCTCCCACCTCAGCTTTGTCAGGAGTTCACTGAGATGGTTTCAAGCTTTGCAGAGCGGGAAATCTACGTCAGGCCTGAAATCGTGGAAGCCACATCCCTCCTCGAGAGCATGCTGGGAGGCCCTGAATATGTGAAGAACCACATGATCCTGCCCCACACCAGGTCCAGCGACCTGGAGGTGCGTTTGGCCATGGATGGACATCCCATCCCTTTCAACTTCAAGGATCCCGTGGCAGCCAAGAAGCTGAAAGACATGGGAGTTAGTCTGACAGATGATTTAATGTCTCAGCTCGTACAGGGGAGGGCTCATAACCAGAGTCCCACAGAAGTGGGAAATGAAGCCAGGATTCACagacaggagagagaaggaacacTGTTATTGGGTGGAGCCCTTCCTGCAGGTGCCACATCACAAGCTGAGCCTAAACCAGGGCACTGGCAGCCTGGAGAAGTgaggctggcactgcaggtgtcCAACAGGAACCACTTCTGCTACAGCTCCAAgcggctgctggggctgcactgCCTGAAGCGGCGGCAGCTGCGGCTGCTGGGCTACGTGGTGGTGGAGATTCCCTTCTGGGAATGGTTCCCTCTGCTCAAGCGCACGCGCTCCGAGAAGCTCAGCTACCTCCACTACAAATTgttctgcccagcactgctcaccAGGGCTGGCTAG